A region from the Sutcliffiella horikoshii genome encodes:
- a CDS encoding DUF262 domain-containing protein produces the protein MSTVTEQGSIEAKKSNVATIFERFWFIIPEYQRSYVWETDNINDLLDDLWYAFENKRDSEYFLGSLVLRDLNNTSYKEFEVLDGQQRLTTLFMLLSVIRDTSNNQDLLDTYSEMLFQKKNIFKGIPERVRILYKIRDSVEGFISESLLNNGCTKNNEFLRSKLNEENTSIKNMANAIITMRKFFDSKETEEVESFAQFLAMNVVFIYVYTNNREDAFRLFTILNNRGIPLTSADILKSINIGEIENDSQKHARVWEEIEGELGDDFDRFLSFVRTILVKEKARVNLLEEFEEKVYKKGLLSKGTETIRFINDYKSVYDNLILFKDNKLTNDFKNLITIMLIGLPSDDWIPSLMYYYKKFGRIDLTKFLKKLEYKFVADWILQFTSTQRIENMNKILKQIELSNSSNDLLQVEELFSVDKQALREVLDKNIYGRRFARYILLKYEYLESDNTVHLADYKTISVEHVLPQSPKENSTWVQDFNFEERLNWTHKLANLVLISKRKNSSLSNLDFGKKKQKYLQKRIDVFAGSKVFVLQVDKWTPEVLTSRQNKMLDLLIN, from the coding sequence GTGTCTACTGTAACTGAACAAGGATCCATTGAAGCAAAAAAAAGTAATGTCGCTACTATTTTCGAAAGGTTTTGGTTTATTATTCCTGAATACCAACGGTCTTATGTTTGGGAGACCGATAACATTAATGATTTACTCGATGATCTTTGGTATGCTTTTGAGAATAAAAGGGATAGTGAATATTTTCTTGGTTCACTAGTATTACGTGATTTAAATAATACTAGTTACAAAGAATTTGAAGTCTTAGATGGCCAACAAAGATTAACTACATTGTTTATGCTTTTATCAGTAATTAGAGATACATCAAACAACCAAGACTTATTAGATACATATAGTGAAATGCTTTTTCAGAAGAAGAATATCTTTAAGGGAATTCCAGAGCGGGTTAGAATTTTGTATAAAATTCGTGATAGTGTAGAAGGCTTTATAAGCGAGTCCCTTCTAAACAATGGTTGCACTAAAAACAATGAATTTCTAAGAAGTAAACTTAATGAAGAAAATACTTCGATTAAGAATATGGCAAATGCTATTATTACAATGCGTAAGTTCTTTGATTCAAAAGAAACTGAAGAAGTAGAGTCTTTTGCTCAGTTCCTAGCTATGAATGTAGTTTTCATATATGTTTATACTAATAATAGAGAAGATGCATTTAGATTGTTTACTATTTTAAACAATCGTGGAATTCCCTTGACAAGTGCAGATATTTTGAAGTCTATAAATATTGGAGAAATTGAAAATGATAGTCAAAAACATGCTCGGGTGTGGGAAGAGATTGAAGGAGAGTTAGGAGATGATTTCGACCGTTTCCTTTCTTTTGTTAGAACAATATTGGTGAAAGAAAAGGCCAGGGTCAATTTACTAGAGGAATTTGAAGAGAAAGTATATAAAAAAGGATTACTCTCTAAAGGGACGGAGACAATAAGATTTATCAATGACTATAAGAGTGTATATGACAATTTAATCTTATTCAAGGATAATAAATTGACTAATGATTTTAAAAACTTGATAACTATAATGCTTATCGGTTTGCCTTCCGATGATTGGATACCTTCTCTAATGTATTACTATAAGAAGTTTGGAAGAATTGACTTAACAAAGTTTTTAAAAAAGCTTGAATACAAGTTTGTAGCGGATTGGATCTTACAGTTCACCTCTACCCAAAGAATAGAAAATATGAATAAAATACTAAAGCAGATTGAGCTTTCCAATAGTTCAAACGATTTACTTCAAGTAGAGGAACTATTTTCAGTAGATAAACAAGCGTTAAGAGAAGTTCTAGATAAGAATATATATGGACGTAGATTCGCTAGATACATCCTGCTAAAATATGAGTATTTAGAAAGTGATAATACTGTCCATTTGGCTGACTATAAGACAATAAGTGTTGAACATGTTTTGCCGCAATCACCAAAAGAAAATAGTACATGGGTTCAAGATTTTAACTTTGAGGAACGACTGAACTGGACTCATAAGTTAGCTAATTTGGTTTTGATTTCCAAAAGAAAAAATTCATCTTTAAGCAATCTTGATTTTGGAAAGAAAAAACAAAAATACCTTCAAAAAAGAATTGATGTTTTTGCAGGCAGCAAAGTTTTTGTTCTTCAAGTAGATAAGTGGACACCTGAAGTGTTAACATCAAGGCAAAATAAAATGTTAGATCTTTTAATAAATTAA
- the drmA gene encoding DISARM system helicase DrmA has protein sequence MSREAYRIVREKMLQDLKRDLVGPEYIKNDVITEPPSQAYLTGILYPLESEVESQDDSLLDERLEAVSDDAEESVEEVVVESKNKTFKQQSSMGLRFYIKESIQNFNIKYTWGKYKKSKKYNEEKQKDIPIWVRNIESDVKTINIKKIQDKNEFEVSDNVYIVINKRKVKETNNYLVSVFISNRNVDKDSNNGMFQCELEVFHEGGDKIFLAENYARKDSNKFEEFLYRNKPIFAKGFGCAASWENNDDMFAGSIKTEFIPTHEVGSMSTELPEDEDMGSIPKGFFSIKRFSEENDKRVVIEKLNNLADRYENWINRLPVENVKDIESAESSINECRKVLKRIRSGILLLEDDKVFSAFTFMNKVMHTQISMKNYSKSNNTTSLEEELKKENFSWRPFQLAFILLNMEGVVNPKSADRTIVDLLWFPTGGGKTEAYLGIISFLLGYRRLLATDDQKYERDGGVTIFLRYTLRLLTTQQRDRLMRVISAAEYIRANEKEHKYGHAEFSVGFWVGGQVTANKFNELQETSYRKAYQVKNMYKNIEKQLLECPCCGTKNPKFQFLPDRNTKSEKTGLDIYCENSSCYFSSNHIPVYLIDEEIYRRVPSVIISTVDKFARLPWDEITGTLFGKIDRYCEKCGFIGEGEKHTAYHISPKASVSKVRNFYPPELIIQDELHLITGPLGTIYGGYETVIEELCTIKDEDNETIKPKYIAATATIKNAEQQVERVFGRRNMQQFPPPGLENEDSFFAREISVEDYPFRLYSGVCVSGQSMKTVLLRIYAVLLQSTENLLKDEELAKYVDPYRTLIGYFNSIRELGGAVRLLDDDVRKRIQTLQKKYGYKNQRYINRNDELTARVPSYKIPKVLELLERETGNNEYDVVLATNMISVGMDVDRLGLMVVTGQPKQTSEYIQASSRVGRSKPGLVITVYNPYRPRDMSHYQNFKGYHSRLYYFVEGTTATPYASRARDRVLHAITVALARMKEKELAQNEGAKNIGNIDLSVIKSIILDRVSIVEPNNVDGTIADLDEFLDEWIATSSLDKELLYYFSTMSKQAKFKKQNRLLRRYSEKELSKHERPTLDSMRQIEGSSRLYLYEGWENE, from the coding sequence TTGAGTAGAGAAGCATATAGAATTGTTCGCGAGAAAATGCTACAAGATTTAAAACGGGATCTTGTTGGCCCTGAATATATAAAAAATGATGTGATTACCGAACCCCCTTCTCAGGCTTATTTAACCGGAATTCTTTATCCTTTAGAGTCTGAGGTGGAAAGTCAAGATGATAGTTTATTAGATGAGAGGTTAGAAGCAGTTTCTGATGATGCTGAAGAATCAGTAGAAGAAGTTGTGGTGGAATCAAAAAATAAGACATTTAAGCAACAATCTTCAATGGGATTAAGGTTTTATATAAAAGAGTCGATCCAGAATTTTAACATAAAGTATACTTGGGGGAAGTATAAAAAATCCAAGAAATATAATGAAGAGAAGCAAAAAGATATTCCTATATGGGTTCGAAATATTGAATCTGATGTAAAAACTATTAATATCAAGAAAATTCAAGATAAAAATGAGTTTGAAGTATCCGATAATGTTTATATAGTAATAAATAAACGAAAAGTAAAAGAGACGAACAACTATCTTGTTTCCGTGTTCATAAGTAATAGGAACGTTGATAAGGATAGCAATAATGGGATGTTCCAGTGTGAATTGGAAGTTTTCCATGAAGGTGGAGATAAAATATTTCTTGCAGAAAACTATGCTAGGAAGGACTCGAATAAGTTTGAGGAGTTTTTATATCGGAATAAACCAATTTTTGCAAAAGGATTTGGTTGTGCAGCATCATGGGAAAATAACGACGATATGTTTGCAGGGAGTATTAAAACAGAATTTATACCCACTCATGAAGTAGGTAGTATGAGTACTGAACTACCTGAGGATGAAGATATGGGAAGTATACCTAAAGGCTTTTTTTCTATTAAAAGGTTTTCTGAAGAAAATGATAAAAGGGTAGTCATTGAAAAACTTAATAACCTAGCTGATAGATATGAAAATTGGATAAATAGACTTCCAGTGGAAAATGTTAAAGATATTGAATCAGCGGAATCGAGCATAAATGAATGTAGAAAAGTACTTAAACGAATCCGATCAGGAATCCTATTATTAGAAGATGATAAAGTTTTTAGTGCATTTACTTTTATGAACAAAGTGATGCACACTCAAATATCTATGAAAAACTATTCTAAAAGCAATAATACCACTTCACTAGAGGAGGAACTAAAGAAAGAAAACTTTAGTTGGCGACCTTTTCAATTAGCTTTTATTTTGCTAAATATGGAAGGGGTTGTTAACCCTAAATCAGCGGATCGTACTATTGTAGACCTTTTGTGGTTCCCTACAGGTGGGGGAAAGACGGAAGCATACTTGGGAATAATTTCATTTTTACTAGGATATCGAAGATTGCTTGCAACAGATGACCAAAAATACGAGCGAGATGGTGGAGTTACAATATTTCTTCGCTATACTTTAAGACTCTTAACTACCCAACAGAGAGATCGGTTAATGAGAGTTATTAGTGCTGCAGAATATATTAGAGCAAATGAAAAAGAACATAAATATGGACATGCTGAGTTTTCTGTAGGTTTTTGGGTCGGTGGTCAAGTCACAGCCAATAAATTTAATGAGTTACAGGAAACAAGCTATAGAAAAGCTTACCAAGTTAAGAATATGTATAAAAATATTGAGAAGCAACTCCTAGAATGTCCTTGCTGCGGTACAAAAAACCCTAAATTTCAGTTCTTACCTGATAGAAATACCAAGAGTGAAAAGACAGGCCTAGATATATATTGTGAAAATTCTTCTTGTTATTTCTCTAGTAACCATATTCCTGTTTATTTGATTGATGAAGAAATATACCGAAGGGTTCCATCGGTAATTATTTCAACCGTTGATAAATTTGCAAGGCTTCCTTGGGATGAAATTACAGGAACTCTTTTTGGGAAAATCGATAGATATTGTGAGAAGTGTGGGTTTATTGGTGAGGGAGAAAAACATACTGCATATCATATAAGTCCTAAAGCAAGTGTTTCTAAAGTAAGAAACTTTTATCCTCCAGAACTAATCATTCAAGATGAGCTGCACTTAATTACAGGTCCTTTAGGAACGATATATGGTGGATATGAGACGGTTATTGAAGAACTTTGCACTATTAAAGATGAAGATAATGAAACCATAAAGCCCAAATACATTGCTGCAACTGCCACAATCAAAAATGCAGAACAGCAAGTTGAACGTGTGTTTGGGAGAAGAAATATGCAACAATTCCCTCCTCCTGGCTTAGAAAATGAAGATTCTTTTTTTGCGCGCGAGATAAGTGTAGAAGATTATCCTTTCCGTTTATATAGTGGTGTCTGTGTATCTGGGCAATCCATGAAAACTGTATTACTTCGTATATATGCAGTCCTCCTCCAATCCACAGAAAATCTATTGAAAGATGAAGAACTTGCTAAATATGTGGATCCATACAGAACACTAATTGGTTACTTCAATAGTATTAGGGAATTAGGCGGTGCTGTAAGGTTACTAGATGACGACGTTAGAAAACGCATTCAAACTTTACAAAAAAAATATGGTTATAAAAATCAAAGGTATATTAATAGAAATGATGAACTTACAGCTCGTGTTCCATCATATAAGATTCCTAAAGTACTAGAATTACTTGAAAGAGAAACAGGTAACAATGAATACGATGTTGTTTTAGCAACTAACATGATCTCAGTGGGAATGGATGTAGATCGTTTAGGTTTAATGGTTGTTACAGGCCAACCAAAACAAACTTCAGAGTACATACAGGCCTCAAGCCGTGTAGGAAGAAGTAAACCAGGTTTGGTTATAACCGTTTATAATCCATATAGGCCACGAGACATGTCACATTATCAAAATTTTAAAGGTTATCATAGTAGGCTTTATTATTTTGTAGAAGGAACTACAGCTACACCATACGCTTCTCGTGCTAGAGATAGAGTTCTGCATGCGATAACAGTTGCACTCGCAAGGATGAAAGAGAAAGAGCTTGCTCAAAATGAAGGAGCTAAAAATATCGGTAATATTGATTTAAGTGTCATAAAGTCAATAATTCTGGATCGTGTTAGCATTGTAGAACCTAATAATGTTGATGGAACAATAGCCGATCTGGATGAGTTTTTGGACGAGTGGATTGCAACCAGTAGTTTAGATAAAGAACTTTTATACTACTTCAGTACAATGAGTAAACAAGCTAAGTTTAAAAAACAAAATAGGCTTTTACGTAGGTACTCTGAAAAGGAACTTTCTAAACATGAAAGACCTACACTAGATTCAATGAGGCAAATAGAAGGAAGCTCACGGTTATACTTATATGAAGGGTGGGAAAATGAATGA
- the drmB gene encoding DUF1998 domain-containing protein, translating to MSKNQVGEVRPGQLITTFGPGAILDSVNDSLMVLDIKYWDKAKDKIFDRRLSKFLKKSYFKKIPAKGWQDLPSIPFPFYHICSNNNCRRLFDLRDKFHLETYLEEGPKCPDCEWKSYPSRFVVSCRESNHLDDFPWRWWVHGKQETTCSGKLYMTSSGNTSSLASLGVKCECGAYENMAGATQSNSFNQFTCTGNHPHQLSKSGYCESPIIPLQRGASNVYFPALRSAISIPDQEEYADQLIQQEEEIREYEEDFGLEGLEKYFKRKLANVYDNFDDFVIDWEKYKNSTMEEVEEYQNIKEIEYAAFTDFTSKKKLKDFEAENQEVPKDLQPYFKRIIKAHRLKEILVLLGFMRNDSPEPEVNSPKNIVWLGSGTDEKWLPAVEVFGEGIFLEFNRDYIKKWLSDNGPTLSSKSTEFSQLYDNWIKQKGWEVTGVRDAVYVMMHTLSHLLINQLSLQSGYSSVAIKERIYWNENMAGILLYTGSTDQEGSLGGLVEMGGTDNIRKTLFAALQEAVFCASDPHCANLEPSEENHFNGCSCFACSMIAETSCETGNRFLDRSLVVRTMDSEIKPFFDGFI from the coding sequence ATGAGTAAAAATCAAGTCGGAGAGGTAAGACCTGGACAACTAATTACTACTTTTGGTCCAGGAGCAATTCTTGATTCAGTAAATGATTCCTTAATGGTTCTTGACATCAAATATTGGGATAAAGCAAAAGATAAGATATTTGATAGAAGGTTATCTAAGTTCTTAAAGAAATCTTACTTTAAAAAAATTCCGGCAAAAGGATGGCAAGATTTACCCTCCATTCCTTTTCCCTTTTATCACATATGCAGTAATAATAATTGTCGTAGATTATTTGACTTGAGAGACAAATTTCATTTAGAAACTTATTTGGAAGAGGGACCAAAGTGTCCCGATTGTGAGTGGAAGTCATACCCATCTAGGTTTGTAGTTTCTTGTAGAGAAAGTAACCACTTAGATGATTTTCCATGGAGATGGTGGGTACATGGAAAACAGGAAACAACATGTTCTGGAAAACTTTACATGACAAGTTCAGGTAATACATCTAGTCTTGCCTCTCTAGGGGTAAAGTGTGAGTGCGGTGCATATGAAAATATGGCTGGTGCTACTCAATCTAATTCATTTAATCAATTTACTTGTACTGGAAACCATCCACATCAACTTAGCAAAAGTGGGTATTGTGAGTCACCAATAATTCCTTTGCAACGAGGTGCCTCGAATGTTTATTTTCCAGCACTTAGAAGTGCTATTTCTATTCCTGATCAAGAAGAATACGCGGATCAATTAATTCAACAAGAAGAAGAAATACGAGAATATGAAGAAGATTTTGGATTAGAAGGTCTAGAAAAATATTTCAAACGAAAACTAGCGAATGTATACGATAACTTTGATGATTTTGTAATAGATTGGGAAAAGTATAAAAATTCAACTATGGAAGAGGTTGAAGAATATCAAAATATCAAAGAAATTGAGTATGCAGCATTTACAGATTTTACTTCTAAGAAGAAGCTAAAAGATTTTGAAGCAGAAAATCAAGAAGTACCTAAAGACTTGCAACCTTATTTTAAACGTATTATTAAGGCGCATCGTCTTAAAGAAATATTAGTTTTATTAGGTTTTATGCGTAATGACAGTCCAGAACCAGAAGTAAATTCACCTAAAAATATTGTATGGTTAGGCTCAGGAACAGATGAAAAGTGGCTCCCAGCAGTAGAGGTATTTGGAGAAGGTATTTTCTTAGAGTTTAATAGAGACTATATTAAAAAGTGGTTGTCAGATAATGGGCCTACATTATCTAGTAAGTCAACGGAGTTCTCTCAATTATATGATAATTGGATAAAACAAAAAGGCTGGGAAGTTACAGGAGTAAGAGATGCAGTGTACGTGATGATGCATACATTGTCCCACTTACTTATAAATCAACTTTCTTTACAATCTGGATACTCATCGGTAGCTATTAAAGAGCGAATATATTGGAATGAGAACATGGCTGGAATACTACTATATACAGGCAGTACTGATCAAGAAGGTTCCTTAGGTGGATTAGTTGAAATGGGTGGTACAGACAATATACGTAAGACATTATTTGCTGCTCTGCAAGAAGCAGTATTTTGTGCAAGTGACCCTCATTGTGCCAACCTAGAACCTTCTGAGGAGAATCATTTTAATGGATGTTCTTGTTTTGCTTGTTCTATGATTGCAGAAACCTCTTGTGAAACTGGTAACCGATTCTTAGATCGTTCTTTGGTTGTTAGAACCATGGATTCTGAAATTAAGCCATTTTTTGATGGGTTTATCTAA
- a CDS encoding DUF4145 domain-containing protein: MNNQKYYYIFLEPLSKELALLAKELEHSVFSSPRTMLTHSRVLIENILKNLMKIEKLTDSLNMSILERINTLSHQGYLVPSIVDALHHVRKVGNEAAHDTRVFRYSESLLCWEALYKIVKWYVESYGPLDLSVPEYQEPSQLRDEPLDLAELLDRLKSLEEKLSSPETQAEVAVTTTDINYDSSLSGYAAIRRIKYFDKHLDIPYFLRDTFLLPQRFHKSETFLIRLGEVQQARFMSELPNSLIDLHKHVKRYNEKNDKTFFEELALFVQEEITRRKIENNRRGELLFFYKTDFIVVTEELSKISLTTQEFSGIPSLIKQLNQNEIYTVGQLPKELVSLAKYKNVGTLTIENLFIQLKEKQGAEVTGTLSRI; this comes from the coding sequence TTGAATAACCAAAAATATTATTATATATTCCTTGAACCGCTTTCCAAGGAACTGGCCTTGTTAGCAAAAGAACTTGAGCATAGTGTTTTCTCAAGCCCCCGTACTATGTTGACTCACTCCAGAGTTTTAATTGAGAACATACTGAAGAACCTAATGAAGATTGAAAAACTCACAGACTCTTTAAATATGAGTATATTAGAACGGATTAATACACTTTCTCATCAAGGATACCTTGTTCCTAGTATAGTAGATGCTTTACATCATGTTCGTAAAGTAGGAAATGAGGCAGCGCATGATACAAGGGTGTTCCGATATTCTGAATCGTTGCTATGTTGGGAAGCTCTTTACAAAATTGTTAAATGGTATGTAGAAAGTTATGGTCCATTAGATTTATCGGTTCCGGAATATCAAGAACCGTCTCAACTTCGAGATGAGCCCTTAGATTTAGCTGAACTTTTGGATCGCTTGAAATCACTAGAAGAAAAATTATCTTCACCAGAGACGCAAGCAGAAGTTGCTGTTACTACAACTGACATAAACTACGATTCTAGTTTATCAGGATATGCTGCAATCAGAAGAATAAAATACTTCGACAAGCACCTAGACATTCCTTATTTTCTTAGAGATACATTCTTGCTGCCACAAAGATTTCATAAATCTGAAACTTTTCTCATTAGGTTAGGAGAAGTCCAGCAAGCTAGGTTCATGAGTGAATTACCTAATAGTCTCATCGATTTGCATAAACATGTAAAACGGTATAACGAAAAGAATGACAAAACGTTCTTTGAAGAACTCGCATTATTTGTCCAAGAAGAAATAACAAGAAGAAAAATTGAAAATAATCGGCGTGGAGAACTCCTGTTTTTCTACAAAACAGATTTTATAGTTGTTACAGAAGAGTTATCTAAGATCTCACTTACAACCCAGGAATTTAGCGGCATACCTAGTCTTATAAAGCAACTTAACCAGAATGAAATTTATACTGTGGGTCAATTACCTAAAGAACTCGTAAGTCTTGCAAAATACAAAAACGTAGGCACATTAACAATTGAAAATTTGTTTATACAATTAAAGGAGAAACAAGGAGCTGAAGTGACAGGTACATTATCTCGTATATAG
- a CDS encoding phospholipase D-like domain-containing protein yields the protein MDNVLFSKLYLLLDEIESEVKSYEMVELELYSSIVQGRNNNLSKDFPLLLTLFPSLTNEEIGNLLILLKLYSSKFNQEKIDLVGTLPIAIPNVRKTIGVVRQLINEAKTHILITGYAISEYFNDIFDLVLARSEQGIQVDLYVDNNEQVSQFLKQFKGRNHKVNIYNYSGKGFSSLHAKLLVIDFQKAFVSSSNLSYNGIINNLEIGTLITGKKALTLTRIFDELYTQGYFKRLYTSN from the coding sequence ATGGATAACGTTTTGTTTTCAAAGCTATATTTATTGTTAGATGAAATAGAATCAGAAGTAAAATCTTACGAAATGGTAGAGTTGGAATTATACAGTTCAATAGTGCAAGGGAGAAATAATAATTTGAGCAAGGATTTCCCCTTGCTCCTTACTCTATTTCCCTCTCTTACAAATGAAGAAATAGGAAATTTACTAATATTGCTAAAGTTATATTCTTCTAAATTTAACCAAGAAAAGATTGATTTAGTTGGCACACTGCCAATTGCTATTCCTAACGTTAGAAAAACTATTGGTGTTGTCAGACAGCTAATAAATGAGGCGAAAACTCATATATTAATTACTGGATATGCAATTTCAGAGTACTTTAATGATATCTTCGATCTTGTTCTTGCAAGAAGCGAACAGGGAATACAAGTCGATTTGTACGTTGATAATAATGAGCAGGTTTCACAATTCTTAAAGCAGTTTAAAGGTCGTAATCATAAGGTAAATATATATAATTATTCTGGGAAAGGTTTTTCCTCATTACATGCTAAGTTATTAGTAATAGATTTTCAAAAAGCATTTGTATCGTCATCTAATCTTTCTTATAATGGAATAATTAATAATCTTGAGATTGGTACATTAATTACAGGGAAAAAGGCTTTAACTTTAACCAGAATTTTTGATGAATTATATACTCAAGGATATTTTAAAAGATTATACACAAGTAATTAA
- a CDS encoding DNA cytosine methyltransferase has translation MVIIDLFSGAGGLSEGFHKEGFKIVSQVEKDRWATETLKTRYIYHELKKHNDIDLYLEYLTSKKSYKSIEDDREIIYKKYNYLKEKLDIEVLNKKFGNPANDKEASSSKEVISLIEKSLKFNNENSVSLIIGGPPCQAYSLVGRGRMGNDAEKDNRNFLFYYYLRIVQEFSPKMFVFENVPGIISAKKGRIFKEIQEQFDKIGYKLVTGRNAGENVLNFADYGIPQNRKRVLLFGFKKEFNLEFPPYMDEKIYWDHELTTRNVLSDLPILSPEQGTDRLIEYDEKELTTFQTLMRTESIGVFNHKARRIQARDRAIYKIAINKAKNGEKLNYPDLPSELKTHKNENIFKDKFKVHPEEQTPHTVVAHISKDGHYNIHYDLSQARSLTVREAARIQTFPDNFFFEGPRTAQYVQVGNAVPPLMSEIIAKTIKNTYF, from the coding sequence ATGGTAATAATAGATCTTTTCTCAGGTGCTGGCGGGCTAAGTGAAGGTTTTCATAAAGAAGGCTTTAAGATTGTATCTCAGGTAGAAAAAGATCGTTGGGCAACTGAAACGTTAAAAACCAGATACATTTATCATGAGCTAAAAAAACATAATGACATAGATTTGTATTTGGAGTATCTTACCTCAAAGAAATCCTATAAATCTATTGAAGATGATAGAGAAATAATTTATAAGAAGTATAATTATTTAAAAGAAAAATTAGATATAGAGGTACTCAATAAAAAATTCGGCAATCCTGCTAATGATAAGGAAGCTTCCTCATCTAAAGAAGTTATATCCCTTATTGAGAAGAGCCTTAAATTTAACAACGAAAATTCAGTATCATTAATTATTGGAGGGCCACCATGCCAAGCATATTCTCTTGTCGGAAGAGGAAGAATGGGGAATGATGCTGAAAAAGATAATAGAAATTTCCTTTTCTATTACTATCTTCGGATTGTTCAAGAATTTTCACCTAAAATGTTTGTGTTTGAAAATGTACCTGGTATTATTTCTGCAAAAAAAGGGAGGATTTTCAAAGAAATTCAGGAACAGTTTGATAAAATAGGATATAAATTAGTGACTGGCCGTAATGCAGGTGAAAATGTTCTGAATTTCGCAGACTATGGAATTCCGCAAAATAGAAAGAGAGTATTGTTATTTGGTTTCAAGAAGGAATTTAACTTAGAATTCCCACCTTATATGGATGAAAAAATATACTGGGATCATGAATTAACTACCAGAAATGTACTATCTGACTTGCCAATTCTCTCTCCGGAACAAGGAACCGATAGGTTAATAGAATATGATGAAAAAGAATTAACTACATTTCAAACATTAATGCGCACAGAGTCAATAGGTGTGTTTAATCATAAAGCTCGTCGTATCCAAGCGAGAGATAGGGCAATTTATAAGATCGCTATCAATAAAGCAAAGAATGGAGAAAAACTTAATTACCCGGATTTACCAAGCGAACTTAAAACTCACAAGAATGAAAACATCTTTAAAGATAAATTTAAAGTACATCCAGAGGAGCAAACTCCTCATACAGTAGTAGCTCATATATCAAAAGATGGGCACTACAATATTCACTATGACTTATCTCAGGCTAGGTCTCTTACTGTCAGAGAAGCTGCAAGAATTCAAACTTTTCCTGATAACTTTTTCTTCGAAGGACCTAGAACAGCTCAATATGTACAAGTTGGTAATGCAGTCCCACCGCTTATGTCAGAAATTATTGCAAAAACAATTAAGAATACTTATTTTTAA